One Salvia splendens isolate huo1 chromosome 22, SspV2, whole genome shotgun sequence DNA segment encodes these proteins:
- the LOC121786234 gene encoding ankyrin repeat-containing protein ITN1-like → MDSPNERGAPPQISGERDLEKGFRAEHFWPSPSPSPRAPALVVSNSSKALIVSNSGKRFDQSGKKKYVRQVTGRHNDTELHLAAQKGDVAAVIEILGEIDEQMLKTLRGAEFDAGVAEIREAVVNEVNELGETALFIAAEKGFIDVMMELLPYSTREGIRTKNRSGFDPLHIAASRGHHDIVQMLLDHDPDLSNTVGQSNATPLISAATKGHLAVVKELLANDPESLEAQKSNGKNVLHFAGRQGHADIVKALLEMDRQLARKTDKKGQTALHMAVKGVSSAVVRLLLQADPAIVMLPDKFGNIALHIATRKKRAEIVMELLRLRDTNVNALTRDQKTALDIAEGLPLSEEICEIKDCLMRYGGMKANELNQPRDELRETVSEIKKEVRTQLEQARKTNKNVSGIAKELRKLHREGINNATNSVTVVAVLFATVAFAAIFTVPGGDNDKGMAVMVSSRCFKVFFISNAIALFTSLVVVVVQITVVRGEVKSERRVVEVINKLMWLAAACTTVAFLSSSYIIVGKHHRWAAILVSVTGAVTMAGVLGGMTYYVLKTRRIRRVRKREKYSRSGGSSFRHSDTDSEVNPIYVI, encoded by the exons ATGGATTCCCCCAATGAAAGAGGCGCTCCTCCCCAAATATCAG GCGAGAGAGATCTCGAGAAAGGATTCAGAGCGGAGCACTTCtggccgtcgccgtcgccatcgccgcgagcgccggcgctggtgGTCTCCAACTCCAGCAAAGCCCTAATCGTGTCGAATTCAGGCAAACGGTTCGATCAATCGGGGAAGAAGAAGTACGTGAGGCAGGTGACTGGCCGCCACAACGATACGGAGCTCCATTTGGCTGCGCAGAAGGGTGATGTGGCGGCGGTGATTGAGATTTTGGGAGAAATCGACGAGCAGATGCTTAAGACGCTGCGGGGGGCTGAGTTTGACGCCGGGGTGGCGGAGATCAGGGAGGCTGTAGTGAATGAGGTGAATGAATTGGGGGAAACTGCTCTCTTCATTGCAGCTGAGAAGGGGTTCATTGATGTGATGATGGAGTTGTTGCCTTATTCGACTAGGGAGGGGATTAGGACGAAGAATAGGTCGGGATTTGATCCTTTGCACATCGCTGCCAGTCGAGGCCATCATG ATATTGTTCAGATGCTGTTAGATCATGATCCAGACCTGAGTAACACAGTCGGCCAGTCAAATGCAACTCCTCTCATATCTGCAGCAACGAAAGGGCACCTAGCTGTTGTAAAGGAGTTGCTTGCCAACGATCCTGAGTCGCTAGAGGCGCAGAAATCCAATGGCAAAAACGTGTTACACTTTGCAGGGCGCCAAGGCCATGCAGATATTGTGAAAGCTTTGCTGGAGATGGACCGACAGTTGGCCCGAAAAACCGATAAGAAAGGGCAGACTGCTCTGCACATGGCTGTGAAAGGCGTAAGCTCTGCAGTGGTGAGGTTACTTCTGCAGGCAGATCCAGCCATAGTGATGCTTCCTGACAAATTCGGTAATATTGCGTTACATATAGCTACGAGGAAGAAGCGTGCTGAG ATTGTAATGGAGCTCTTACGGCTTCGTGACACGAATGTAAATGCGCTGACTAGAGATCAGAAAACAGCGCTCGACATAGCTGAAGGGCTCCCTCTATCGGAAGAGATCTGTGAAATTAAAGACTGCTTGATGCGCTATGGTGGAATGAAGGCCAACGAGCTAAACCAACCCCGTGATGAACTCCGGGAAACTGTCTCAGAGATAAAGAAAGAAGTGCGGACGCAGCTTGAACAGGCGCGTAAAACAAACAAGAATGTGAGTGGCATTGCAAAGGAGCTCAGGAAGCTTCACAGAGAAGGAATCAACAATGCTACTAATTCAGTAACAGTGGTGGCTGTTCTGTTTGCAACAGTTGCTTTTGCAGCCATCTTCACCGTCCCCGGAGGCGACAACGACAAAGGGATGGCTGTGATGGTGAGCAGCCGGTGTTTCAAAGTCTTCTTCATCTCCAATGCCATCGCACTCTTCACGTCCTTGGTTGTCGTGGTGGTGCAAATTACAGTGGTCCGAGGCGAGGTGAAATCCGAGAGACGGGTTGTGGAGGTGATCAATAAGCTAATGTGGTTGGCCGCAGCTTGCACCACAGTGGCGTTCCTCTCCTCATCTTACATCATTGTCGGCAAGCACCATAGATGGGCTGCCATCCTTGTCTCTGTCACGGGGGCGGTCACCATGGCCGGAGTTCTAGGTGGCATGACGTACTATGTGCTGAAGACGAGGAGGATACGGAGGgtgaggaagagagagaagTACTCGAGAAGTGGAGGAAGCTCATTCAGACACTCTGACACTGATTCTGAAGTTAATCCTATTTACGTCATTTGA
- the LOC121786037 gene encoding exocyst complex component EXO70H1-like, translating to MPRKGMRSLCFSPKHSSSSTFSPPSSTPSRLGFSPSRPSFYDSVMDRTLELAEPIITKWSPDTTALARVTSLFYENRREAKEFIKTVNNLQKAMHFLAAENSSSEKLIRAQNLMQIAMKRLQKEFYQILSMNRAQLDPESVSTRSSRTSVASSYSSYDDEDEDVAAADESISEVEDASMAAMADLRLISECMISSGYAKECLKIYKIIRKSIVDEGIYKLGVEKLTSSQIHKMDWNVLDLKIKSWLSAIRTAVATLFHGERILCDQVFAAADSIRESCFTEIVKEGAMILFQFPEIVAKHSKKSPEKIFRALDMYTGIANHWPEIESIFSSESTAIIKSQAVTSLVKLGEFTRAAMNEFEAAIQKDSSKSPVAGSGTHFLTVEAMDYLSNLADYSNVLADILADSPPSAKKKLPETYFGFSDSEESPAPAISLKMAWLILVLLCKLDTKAKYYKDVSLAYLFLANNLQYVVVKVQTSNLKYLLGDEWLTKHEGIVKQFAANYERLGWGRVIDALPADPMALVAPARAAEIFRNFNSAFDQAHRKQAHCIVDDRNLRDHIKVSIARKIFRLYREFYNANSEKMAGERNLAVVVRYASEDVGHRLSDLFFGHLESGASSLSESPASNSRRPRSH from the coding sequence atgccTAGAAAAGGAATGAGAAGCTTGTGCTTTTCCCCAAAACACTCATCCTCCTCCACATTCTCTCCGCCTTCCTCTACTCCGTCGCGGCTCGGCTTTTCGCCCTCGCGGCCTAGCTTCTACGACTCCGTGATGGACCGGACGCTCGAGCTGGCCGAGCCGATCATCACGAAATGGAGCCCTGACACCACCGCACTCGCCCGAGTCACCTCTCTCTTCTACGAGAACCGCCGCGAGGCAAAGGAATTCATCAAAACCGTCAACAATCTGCAGAAGGCGATGCACTTCCTCGCCGCGGAGAATTCGAGCTCCGAGAAGCTGATCCGCGCGCAGAATCTGATGCAGATCGCGATGAAGCGGCTGCAGAAAGAGTTCTACCAGATTCTATCGATGAATCGCGCTCAACTCGACCCCGAATCGGTGTCAACTCGATCATCGCGCACCTCTGTTGCTTCGAGTTATTCTTCCTAcgatgatgaagatgaagacGTTGCTGCGGCGGATGAGTCGATTTCTGAGGTGGAGGATGCTTCCATGGCGGCGATGGCGGATTTGAGATTGATTTCCGAATGTATGATTTCGTCTGGCTACGCGAAGGAGTGCTTGAAGATCTACAAAATTATCCGGAAATCGATCGTCGACGAAGGAATCTACAAGCTCGGAGTGGAGAAATTGACCTCCTCTCAGATTCATAAAATGGATTGGAATGTTCTAGATCTTAAAATTAAGAGCTGGCTGAGCGCGATTCGCACAGCCGTGGCGACGCTCTTCCACGGCGAGAGGATCCTCTGCGATCAGGTCTTCGCCGCCGCGGATTCCATCAGAGAATCGTGCTTCACCGAAATCGTGAAGGAAGGCGCAATGATTCTGTTTCAATTTCCGGAAATCGTAGCAAAGCACAGCAAAAAATCGCCGGAGAAAATCTTCCGAGCACTCGATATGTACACCGGAATCGCCAACCACTGGCCGGAAATCGAATCGATCTTCTCTTCCGAATCGACGGCAATCATCAAATCGCAGGCGGTGACGTCGCTCGTGAAGCTCGGCGAGTTCACCCGCGCCGCGATGAACGAGTTCGAGGCGGCGATCCAGAAGGATTCGTCGAAATCTCCTGTCGCCGGCTCCGGAACTCACTTCCTCACGGTCGAGGCGATGGACTACTTATCTAATCTAGCCGATTACAGCAACGTCCTCGCCGACATCCTAGCCGATTCACCGCCGTCGGCGAAGAAAAAACTGCCGGAAACCTACTTCGGCTTCTCCGATTCAGAGGaatcgccggcgccggcgatcTCTCTGAAAATGGCGTGGCTGATTCTTGTCCTCCTCTGCAAGCTCGACACCAAAGCTAAATACTACAAAGACGTTTCCTTAGCGTATTTATTCCTCGCTAACAATCTTCAATACGTCGTCGTAAAGGTGCAAACCTCGAATCTGAAATATCTCCTCGGCGACGAATGGCTGACGAAGCACGAAGGAATCGTGAAGCAGTTCGCGGCAAACTACGAGCGGCTGGGATGGGGCCGCGTCATCGACGCGCTCCCGGCGGATCCAATGGCCTTGGTGGCTCCGGCGAGGGCCGCCGAGATCTTTAGAAATTTCAATTCGGCGTTCGACCAGGCGCACAGGAAGCAGGCGCACTGCATCGTAGACGATCGGAATCTACGCGACCATATTAAGGTTTCGATCGCGAGGAAGATTTTTAGACTGTATCGAGAGTTTTACAACGCGAACAGTGAGAAAATGGCGGGGGAGAGGAATTTGGCGGTTGTGGTCAGATATGCCTCTGAGGATGTTGGGCATCGTCTTTCGGATTTATTTTTTGGTCACCTCGAGTCAGGGGCTTCGTCATTGTCTGAGTCGCCGGCTTCGAATTCTCGGCGCCCAAGATCTCATTAA
- the LOC121787081 gene encoding UDP-glucuronic acid decarboxylase 1-like: MKQLHKQSTTSRKDEESPFSETPPYSPKSLKHPRSLPRSLSYLLREQRLLFILLGILIGSTFFLFRPSALSSPPDRISADSLTDFSTYYNYNKFAKGVGRVPVGIGRQRKRIVVTGGAGFVGSHLVDKLVARGDDVIVIDNFFTGRKENVVHLFGNSRFELIRHDVVEPILLEVDQIYHLACPASPVHYKYNPVKTIKTNVMGTLNMLGLAKRIGARFLLTSTSEVYGDPLEHPQKETYWGHVNPIGVRSCYDEGKRTAETLAMDYHRGAGVEVRIARIFNTYGPRMCLDDGRVVSNFVSQAIRKQPMTVYGDGKQTRSFQYVSDLVDGLVALMESELVGPFNLGNPGEFTMLELAEVVKETIDPSASIEFRPNTADDPHKRKPDISKAKDLLNWEPKVSLRDGLPRMVNDFRNRILNEDEGKGNK, from the exons ATGAAGCAATTGCACAAGCAATCCACCACCTCCCGCAAAGACGAAGAGTCCCCCTTCTCCGAAACCCCTCCCTACTCCCCCAAATCCCTCAAGCACCCCCGATCCCTCCCCCGTTCCCTCTCCTACCTCCTCCGGGAGCAGCGCCTCCTCTTCATCCTCCTCGGCATCCTCATTGGCTCCAccttcttcctcttccgccCCTCCGCCCTCTCCTCCCCTCCCGATCGCATTTCTGCCGACTCCCTCACCGATTTCTCCACCTATTACAATTACAACAAGTTCGCCAAGGGGGTGGGCAGGGTGCCCGTCGGGATTGGGCGGCAGAGGAAGAGGATCGTCGTCACCGGCGGCGCGGGCTTCGTCGGGAGCCATTTGGTGGATAAGCTCGTTGCTAGAGGGGATGATGTCATCGTCATTGATAATTTCTTCACTGGTAGGAAGGAGAATGTGGTGCATTTGTTTGGGAATTCCAGGTTTGAGCTGATTAGGCATGATGTTGTTGAGCCGATTCTGCTTGAGGTGGATCAGATCTACCATTTGGCGTGCCCTGCTTCGCCGGTGCATTATAAGTATAACCCTGTCAAGACTATC AAGACAAATGTGATGGGGACCCTTAATATGTTGGGTCTTGCGAAGAGGATAGGTGCGAGGTTTCTTCTCACTAGTACCAGTGAGGTTTATGGTGATCCTCTTGAGCATCCACAGAAGGAGACATATTGGGGACATGTGAACCCAATTG GTGTGAGGAGTTGCTACGACGAAGGCAAACGGACAGCTGAAACCTTAGCTATGGACTATCACAGAGGTGCTGGTGTTGAG GTGCGCATTGCACGGATTTTTAATACATATGGACCTCGGATGTGTCTGGATGATGGGCGTGTTGTCAGCAACTTTGTTTCACAG GCTATACGGAAACAACCCATGACAGTCTATGGGGACGGGAAGCAAACACGAAGCTTCCAATACGTGTCAGACTTG GTCGATGGATTGGTGGCTTTGATGGAAAGCGAGCTTGTAGGCCCGTTTAATTTGGGTAATCCAGGAGAGTTCACCATGTTAGAGCTTGCTGAG GTGGTGAAAGAAACCATTGATCCGAGTGCCTCGATTGAGTTCAGACCGAACACTGCTGATGATCCTCACAAGAGGAAGCCAGATATAAGCAAAGCAAAGGATCTTCTCAACTGGGAGCCCAAGGTTTCGCTACGAGATGGATTGCCTCGTATGGTTAATGATTTCAGAAACCGCATCTTGAATGAGGATGAAGGGAAGGGAAACAAATGA
- the LOC121786961 gene encoding uncharacterized protein LOC121786961: protein MANIKNFPILQNSKFIKNQSTLHSSTKNSHLKHSGLHQFQKHRVSPDSGSHNNASIRTDVSLEIRESSFVRAADRPSSNLLAERQCKETEPKTRSLRGIARLIRLEGLSSLWSIHKQKKRLFESYMLNNTAINIEPTRRLYDSQSSRGSPKKQQEFKDVYEDLEASSFVNGYCSPRRSSSSMLSKDVMALIQQNLNSKRLTYDDTISEKFYVSEHLDGSLDMLDSTMQVGRKKNSSGNLVHDELGTSSSSLGSSTTLLNPPNSVKYRNGKSRRADRDITGKHGTNYYPNGDDDLLLDPHYQHRARSTGKRSDIKSKEKNKKRTPPTPIVLLKPNPGDMEDDNGSSPYHSQNYFPNTAEVTGHPSVVSVKELSWRKTKAFYEAEFSDHVSEKASTKESRKIAKKVTRRLRDVFDKNEAAIKSGFRGYSLHECIFGAKESDTDSGLEMFKWSSKSSLVDDSKKENHASSRSLNKEAKVRLAERWKITHKYRDLEIVGEGSTLGEMLSAPDGERRSSKTAYGHNDRSSKTLIGDNGSSIQNGISGPISGGGSKNKTERSRSRSLPPIGGSIRGSCTWHNILDNEKCLSHRNPINYGTSNVIKQYPSHKDDFSSQSSKFSGEEPLPCLPISIEERDSSIEARLEIQMEANVKDLPYQQLTFQIEEKDKCSAGDVPEIMAAEHGITTLVSKTSLLHPSETSVENESSNPTAHGQKEMHQEVTDDHLGIEAVSLKSSKNADYASPVSILKTPFVWHASSSSENSERVSAEVNELRMQLHLLKMEYDAYDNTSTHTPIGKYFMRTEGWEAYYTLDVLTQAGLQEFGFDLFRIIWHIPDCPLDTGLFDILEEKYHYEVAVSRPERMLLFDRINSALSQIFLKHVDVHPWVMSKLAGSLLLTRRKERARSTVEKLISQEESANGLQGAERKLDWETHWQDPVEEISLTGNEIGDLLIDDLLSEFLFD from the exons ATGGCAAACATTAAGAATTT CCCAATTCTTCAAAATTCGAAGTTCATAAAAAATCAGTCTACGCTTCATAGTAGTACAAAAAATTCGCATTTGAAGCACAGTG GACTTCATCAGTTTCAGAAGCATAGAGTGTCCCCTGATTCTGGCTCGCATAACAATGCAAGCATTAGGACTGATGTG TCGTTGGAGATCAGGGAGAGCTCCTTTGTGCGAGCTGCCGACAGGCCATCATCGAATTTACTGGCAGAAAGACAATGCAAAGAAACTGAACCAAAGACACGATCTCTGCGTGGCATTGCTAGGTTAATACGTCTTGAAGGGTTGTCTTCCCTGTGGAGCATACATAAACAGAAAAAAAGGTTGTTTGAAAGCTATATGCTGAATAATACCGCAATTAACATTGAACCAACAAGACGGCTGTATGATTCCCAATCTAGTAGGGGAAGCCCGAAGAAGCAGCAAGAATTCAAGGACGTCTATGAGGATCTGGAAGCATCATCCTTTGTAAATGGATACTGTTCACCAAGACGGAGCTCAagctcaatgctttctaaagacgTTATGGCACTCATTCAGCAGAATCTTAATTCCAAACGTCTTACCTATGACGACACCATCAGTGAGAAGTTTTATGTCTCAGAACATCTGGATGGCTCCTTAGACATGCTAGACTCAACAATGCAAGTTGGTAGAAAAAAGAATTCCTCTGGAAATCTTGTCCATGATGAATTGGGCACTTCTAGCAGTTCTCTTGGTAGCTCTACAACACTTTTGAACCCTCCAAATTCTGTGAAGTATAGAAATGGAAAATCAAGGAGAGCAGATAGGGATATAACAGGTAAACACGGCACCAATTATTATCCAAACGGAGATGATGATCTGCTACTTGATCCTCACTATCAGCACAGAGCTCGTAGTACTGGCAAAAGGTCAGATATTAAATCGAAGGAGAAGAATAAGAAAAGAACCCCCCCAACACCAATTGTGCTCCTAAAGCCTAACCCCGGAGATATGGAGGATGATAATGGCTCATCACCTTATCATTCACAAAATTATTTCCCCAACACTGCAGAAGTGACAGGACACCCTAGTGTTGTAAGTGTCAAAGAATTGTCATGGAGAAAGACAAAAGCATTTTATGAAGCAGAATTTTCAGATCATGTTTCTGAAAAGGCCAGTACTAAAGAATCTAGGAAAATAGCTAAAAAAGTTACAAGGCGACTGAGAGATGTTTTTGACAAGAATGAGGCTGCAATAAAGTCTGGGTTCAGAGGATATTCATTACACGAGTGTATATTTGGTGCTAAAGAAAGTGATACTGACAGTGGGTTGGAGATGTTTAAATGGTCGTCCAAAAGTTCCTTAGTTGATGACAGTAAAAAGGAGAACCATGCATCTTCTAGGTCTTTAAATAAGGAGGCCAAAGTGAGACTTGCAGAGAGGTGGAAGATAACTCATAAATATCGAGATTTAGAAATAGTTGGTGAGGGTAGCACACTAGGTGAAATGCTTTCCGCACCTGATGGAGAAAGAAGGTCCAGCAAAACTGCTTATGGGCATAATGACAGATCAAGCAAAACATTGATCGGTGACAATGGAAGTTCCATACAAAATGGTATTTCAGGTCCTATAAGTGGCGGTGGTTCAAAGAATAAAACTGAAAGATCTAGATCGAGATCACTTCCACCAATAGGTGGGAGCATTCGTGGAAGTTGTACATGGCATAATATTCTGGATAATGAGAAATGTTTATCGCACAGAAATCCCATAAACTATGGTACAAGTAATGTGATTAAGCAGTATCCAAGTCACAAAGACGACTTCTCATCTCAATCATCAAAATTCAGTGGCGAGGAGCCTCTGCCCTGCCTGCCCATCTCCATTGAGGAGAGAGACTCTTCAATAGAAGCTAGGTTAGAGATCCAAATGGAAGCAAATGTAAAGGACTTACCTTACCAACAACTAACGTTTCAGATCGAAGAAAAAGATAAGTGCAGTGCTGGTGATGTACCTGAGATAATGGCTGCTGAACATGGAATCACAACCCTAGTTTCCAAAACTTCTCTTTTGCATCCAAGTGAAACTTCAGTGGAGAATGAAAGCTCAAACCCTACTGCTCATGGTCAAAAG GAAATGCACCAAGAAGTTACTGATGACCATCTTGGAATTGAGGCAGTTTCTTTGAAAAGCTCCAAAAATGCTGATTATGCTAGTCCAGTTTCAATCCTCAAGACTCCATTTGTTTGGCATGCATCATCTAGTTCAGAAAATTCTGAGAGAGTCAGTGCTGAAGTCAACG AGCTCCGGATGCAACTACACCTCCTGAAGATGGAATATGATGCTTATGATAATACATCGACTCATACTCCCATCGGGAAATACTTTATGAGAACTGAAGGCTGGGAGGCCTATTATACTCTCGATGTGCTAACCCAAGCGGGCCTTCAAGAATTTGGCTTTGATTTGTTTAGGATAATATGGCATATCCCAGATTGCCCTCTGGACACCGGGTTGTTTGACATCCTTGAGGAGAAATACCACTACGAGGTGGCTGTGTCGAGACCAGAGAGGATGTTGCTATTCGACAGAATCAACTCAGCACTCTCACAGATTTTCCTGAAACACGTTGATGTACATCCCTGGGTGATGTCAAAATTAGCAGGATCACTGCTGCTAACAAGGCGGAAGGAACGAGCCAGAAGCACTGTTGAGAAGCTGATTAGCCAAGAAGAATCTGCAAACGGGCTGCAGGGAGCCGAGAGAAAACTTGATTGGGAGACGCACTGGCAAGATCCCGTGGAAGAAATTTCCTTAACAGGTAATGAGATTGGGGATCTATTGATCGATGACTTGTTAAGCGAGTTTCTATTCGACTAA